The Candidatus Margulisiibacteriota bacterium genome segment ATAAACCTAAATCGTCTTTAAATATCTTTGCTATTTTCGTACAAACATTCCGGGTCAATGTCTATTTCGCCGTTATTCCAAACTGGTACTCCGTATTTTAGCCGAACTTTGTCAAAAACAGCCTTGTCTTTCAACGGCTGAAAGGCAGGGTATTTTAATAAGGGTTTGACATTATATTCTTTTTTTTCGCCTGTAGAAAAACTAAGCAATAGTCTATAATTATTCAACGGTTTTACCGCCGTAATATCTATTACTGCGGAGCTTTTTCCTGGCTCTCC includes the following:
- a CDS encoding DUF2442 domain-containing protein translates to MYIVKDIAYAGEPGKSSAVIDITAVKPLNNYRLLLSFSTGEKKEYNVKPLLKYPAFQPLKDKAVFDKVRLKYGVPVWNNGEIDIDPECLYENSKDI